A single window of Hymenobacter sp. APR13 DNA harbors:
- the folB gene encoding dihydroneopterin aldolase has product MGQIALEGMEFFAFHGYYDEEQKIGNKYGVDLYIRTDLHAAGASDKLHETVNYEVLYRVVAEEMLAPARLLEHVGHRVLDRVLLEFPHVRSVKVSVSKFNPPLGGICHRARVTLTRRRGEAHGR; this is encoded by the coding sequence ATGGGCCAGATTGCACTGGAAGGCATGGAGTTTTTCGCGTTTCACGGCTACTACGATGAGGAGCAGAAAATCGGCAACAAGTACGGCGTCGACCTCTACATCCGCACCGACCTGCACGCCGCCGGCGCCTCCGACAAGCTCCACGAAACCGTGAACTACGAAGTGCTCTACCGCGTGGTGGCCGAGGAAATGCTGGCCCCGGCGCGTTTGCTGGAGCACGTCGGGCACCGCGTGCTGGACCGCGTGCTGCTGGAGTTTCCGCACGTGCGCTCCGTGAAGGTCAGCGTGTCGAAGTTCAACCCGCCGCTGGGCGGCATCTGTCACCGGGCCCGCGTCACGCTCACGCGCCGCCGGGGTGAGGCGCATGGGCGGTAG
- a CDS encoding BlaI/MecI/CopY family transcriptional regulator produces the protein MSEKPIPKPTDSELEILQVLWQHGPSTVRFVNDQLSQKREVGYTTTLKILQLMLDKVLVLREDDSKTHVYRAAVREEETQGLLLDRFVDAAFGGSAMKLVMQALGTRSTSSDELAQIRGLLNEIEQQRRSTSNDSSDEPA, from the coding sequence ATGAGTGAAAAACCCATTCCCAAGCCCACCGATTCGGAGCTGGAGATACTGCAGGTGCTGTGGCAGCACGGCCCCAGCACGGTCCGGTTCGTAAACGACCAGCTGAGCCAGAAGCGCGAAGTTGGCTACACTACCACGCTCAAGATCCTGCAGCTGATGCTGGACAAGGTGCTGGTGCTGCGCGAAGACGACAGCAAAACCCACGTATACCGGGCCGCCGTGCGCGAGGAGGAAACCCAGGGCCTGCTCCTCGACCGGTTCGTGGACGCCGCCTTCGGAGGCTCGGCCATGAAGCTGGTGATGCAGGCGCTGGGCACGCGCTCCACCTCTTCCGACGAGTTGGCCCAGATCCGGGGCCTGCTCAATGAAATCGAACAACAGCGTCGTTCCACCTCCAACGATTCCTCCGATGAGCCTGCTTGA